A window from Candidatus Eremiobacterota bacterium encodes these proteins:
- a CDS encoding heme-dependent peroxidase, producing MRHPNVPESLEGWAILHRMFRFDRRRWDALGPERAASIEREARELLAQPARDADADVGLAQLLGHKGELMLTHYARSFDALGEVQARVDKLALRDYLEPMESYVSVLELGLYADTAKIHAELRDRGLKPHSEAWNETFDALVDAAARDPRNAARLWAKIPQRRYACFYPMNKKRDGADNWYATPYDERAKMMLEHGKIGRSFHGHVTQVISGSIGFDDWEWGVDLYADDPLIFKKLVYAMRFDEASARFGEFGRFWTGMQFSVSQLGVFLAGEASPALLADQSPQPVLR from the coding sequence GTGAGACATCCCAACGTTCCCGAGTCCCTGGAAGGCTGGGCGATCCTGCACCGGATGTTCCGGTTCGACCGGCGCCGCTGGGACGCGCTCGGCCCCGAGCGCGCGGCCTCGATCGAGCGCGAGGCGAGGGAGCTGCTCGCGCAGCCGGCGCGCGATGCCGACGCCGACGTCGGGCTTGCGCAGCTGCTCGGCCACAAGGGCGAGCTGATGCTCACCCACTACGCGCGCTCGTTCGACGCGCTCGGCGAGGTGCAGGCGCGCGTCGACAAGCTCGCGCTGCGCGACTACCTCGAACCGATGGAGTCGTACGTCTCGGTGCTCGAGCTGGGGCTCTACGCGGACACGGCGAAGATCCATGCCGAGCTGCGCGACCGCGGTCTCAAGCCGCACTCCGAGGCGTGGAACGAGACGTTCGACGCGCTGGTCGACGCCGCCGCGCGCGATCCGCGCAACGCGGCGCGGCTGTGGGCGAAGATCCCGCAGCGCCGCTACGCCTGTTTTTATCCGATGAACAAGAAGCGCGACGGCGCCGACAACTGGTACGCGACGCCGTACGACGAGCGCGCGAAGATGATGCTCGAGCACGGCAAGATCGGGCGCTCGTTCCACGGTCACGTCACGCAGGTGATCTCCGGCTCGATCGGCTTCGACGACTGGGAGTGGGGCGTCGACCTGTACGCCGACGATCCGCTCATCTTCAAGAAGCTGGTCTACGCGATGCGCTTCGACGAAGCGTCGGCGCGCTTCGGTGAGTTCGGCCGGTTCTGGACCGGGATGCAGTTCTCGGTTTCGCAGCTCGGCGTGTTCCTGGCCGGCGAAGCGTCGCCGGCGCTGCTCGCCGACCAGTCGCCGCAACCGGTGCTGCGCTGA